In one window of Arthrobacter pascens DNA:
- a CDS encoding aspartate ammonia-lyase, with the protein MTTTEIAQNPSQTGVRSEHDLLGDRDVPAEAYWGVHTLRAVENFPITGQKLSSNMHLVRGLAAVKLAAARTNRELGLLDPERADAIEQACQDIMAGRYAEQFVVDVIQGGAGTSSNMNANEVIANRALQILGHPKGDYTRLHPNDHVNLSQSTNDVYPTAVKLGTIFAARELLNALAELEEACAAKALEFRTVVKMGRTQLQDAVPMTLGQEFGTYAITIGEDRLRLAEAEVLIHEINLGATAIGTGLNAPAGYAETACRHLANITGLPLVTAPDLIEATQDVGAFVHLSGVLKRVAVKLSKICNDLRLLSSGPRAGFGEINLPAVQSGSSIMPGKINPVIPEVVSQVAYEVIGNDVTITMAAEAGQLQLNAFEPIIVHSLHKSISHLEAACRTLTARCFQGITANTEHLRQTVEQSIGLVTALNPHLGYTTATAIAQEALATGKGVAELVLEHGLLTHTQLQELLSPERLANLPNRPLTSQARSGNPGSCGPIEPTM; encoded by the coding sequence ATGACCACCACCGAAATCGCCCAAAATCCCAGCCAGACCGGGGTCCGGTCCGAGCATGACCTGCTCGGTGACCGGGACGTCCCGGCCGAAGCGTACTGGGGCGTGCATACCCTGCGCGCGGTGGAAAACTTCCCCATCACCGGCCAGAAACTCTCCTCCAACATGCACCTGGTCCGCGGCCTGGCAGCGGTCAAGCTCGCCGCGGCCCGCACCAACCGCGAACTCGGGCTGCTGGACCCCGAACGCGCCGACGCGATCGAACAGGCCTGCCAGGACATCATGGCCGGCCGGTACGCTGAGCAGTTCGTCGTCGACGTCATCCAGGGCGGCGCCGGAACCTCCTCGAACATGAACGCCAACGAAGTCATCGCCAACCGCGCCCTGCAAATCCTTGGCCACCCCAAAGGCGACTACACCCGCCTGCACCCCAACGACCACGTCAACCTCTCCCAGTCCACCAACGACGTCTACCCCACCGCCGTGAAACTGGGCACCATCTTCGCCGCCCGCGAACTCCTGAACGCCCTGGCCGAACTCGAAGAAGCCTGCGCCGCCAAAGCCCTCGAATTCCGCACCGTCGTCAAAATGGGCCGCACCCAGCTCCAGGACGCCGTGCCCATGACCCTGGGCCAGGAATTCGGCACCTACGCCATCACCATCGGCGAAGACCGGCTCCGCCTCGCCGAAGCCGAAGTCCTGATCCACGAAATCAACCTCGGCGCCACCGCCATCGGCACCGGCCTGAACGCCCCCGCAGGCTACGCCGAAACAGCCTGCCGGCACCTCGCCAACATCACCGGCCTGCCCCTGGTCACCGCCCCGGACCTGATCGAAGCCACCCAGGACGTCGGGGCCTTCGTCCACCTCTCCGGCGTCCTCAAACGCGTCGCCGTGAAACTCTCCAAAATCTGCAACGACCTGCGCCTGCTCTCCTCCGGCCCGCGCGCCGGGTTCGGCGAAATCAACCTCCCCGCCGTCCAATCCGGCTCCTCCATCATGCCCGGCAAAATCAACCCGGTCATCCCCGAAGTCGTCTCCCAGGTCGCCTACGAAGTGATCGGCAACGACGTCACCATCACCATGGCCGCCGAAGCCGGGCAACTCCAACTCAACGCCTTCGAACCCATCATCGTCCACAGCCTCCACAAGAGCATCTCCCACCTCGAAGCCGCCTGCCGCACCCTCACGGCCCGCTGCTTCCAGGGCATCACCGCCAACACCGAACACCTCCGCCAAACCGTGGAACAATCCATCGGCCTGGTCACCGCCCTCAACCCCCACCTCGGCTACACCACCGCCACCGCCATCGCCCAGGAAGCACTCGCCACCGGCAAAGGCGTAGCAGAACTAGTCCTCGAACACGGACTCCTCACCCACACCCAACTCCAGGAACTCCTCAGCCCCGAACGCCTGGCAAACCTCCCCAACCGCCCCCTAACCTCGCAAGCTCGGTCAGGGAACCCCGGCAGTTGTGGGCCCATAGAACCCACCATGTAA
- a CDS encoding phosphotransferase family protein, producing the protein MRHGYTNRTSRIPGAVLKRYAGPDSSLRQDNERQALRALAGRYPVPDILDEGKDSLLLGFLPGEHGQDLIDAGHAEAVLHACGLALKALHAIDISSVFPRSTSREHVLVHGDFGPNNMLLDAVTFDVTAVLDWEFSAPGDAAVDVAWCEWIVRMHHPAAVPSLSAFHHAYGPVPPWPLRQATMIRRCLWLQEFSKRLDTAGGGAALWEDRLLKTAGWTER; encoded by the coding sequence ATGCGGCACGGGTATACCAACAGGACCAGCCGGATCCCGGGGGCCGTTCTCAAAAGGTACGCCGGCCCTGATTCCTCCTTGCGCCAGGACAATGAACGACAGGCGCTGCGTGCCCTGGCCGGACGCTATCCAGTGCCGGACATTTTGGACGAGGGGAAGGACTCGCTTCTGCTTGGATTCCTCCCCGGTGAGCACGGACAGGACCTTATCGACGCCGGCCATGCGGAGGCTGTATTGCATGCCTGCGGCCTCGCGCTCAAGGCATTGCACGCCATTGACATCTCGTCAGTGTTTCCCCGGAGTACAAGCCGGGAACACGTTCTTGTCCACGGCGATTTCGGGCCAAACAACATGCTTCTCGACGCAGTGACCTTTGACGTGACAGCAGTTCTGGACTGGGAATTCAGCGCGCCTGGTGATGCCGCAGTGGACGTGGCGTGGTGCGAGTGGATCGTTCGGATGCATCACCCCGCCGCTGTACCTTCCCTTTCAGCGTTCCACCATGCATACGGGCCGGTTCCCCCATGGCCATTACGCCAGGCAACCATGATCCGGCGCTGTTTGTGGCTGCAGGAATTCAGCAAGAGGTTGGACACTGCGGGCGGGGGCGCTGCGTTGTGGGAGGACAGGCTTTTGAAGACGGCTGGCTGGACGGAACGATAA
- a CDS encoding DUF4386 domain-containing protein has translation MSSQSTLSGSTPKTQGSILGYRQWSKATSSLVSGMALALMVVLMPVGYYGGIVPLITPGDATKTAEAISRSGLPYLAGLACIAVVILLDVIVAGAWYTLFKGVNRRLSAVAAWIRVAYSTLFAVAAAQLVSAYTLLDVPKQALQAIELFSSIWLISLGLFGVHIVLIGYLQWRSKFVPTIFGILLAISGAGYCADALGVAFVSGFTPVYGLFGIIGETAGIFWLLIKGRKLPA, from the coding sequence ATGAGTTCGCAGTCAACCCTTTCCGGTTCCACTCCGAAGACCCAGGGATCGATCCTCGGCTACCGCCAGTGGTCCAAGGCCACATCAAGCCTGGTGTCCGGTATGGCGCTTGCGCTCATGGTGGTCCTGATGCCTGTGGGCTACTACGGCGGGATCGTCCCGCTCATCACGCCGGGGGATGCAACCAAGACTGCTGAAGCCATTTCCCGTTCGGGCCTGCCCTACCTTGCCGGGCTCGCGTGCATCGCCGTCGTGATCCTTCTGGACGTTATCGTGGCCGGAGCCTGGTACACGCTTTTCAAAGGGGTGAACCGGCGGCTTTCCGCCGTGGCGGCCTGGATCCGCGTGGCGTATTCAACGCTCTTCGCAGTTGCTGCAGCCCAACTGGTCAGCGCCTACACCCTCCTGGACGTACCGAAGCAGGCACTGCAGGCCATCGAGCTGTTCAGCTCGATCTGGCTGATCAGCCTGGGTCTGTTCGGCGTCCACATCGTCCTGATCGGGTACCTGCAATGGCGTTCGAAATTCGTGCCCACGATCTTCGGCATCCTCCTGGCGATCAGCGGGGCAGGCTATTGCGCTGATGCACTCGGCGTCGCTTTCGTCAGCGGCTTCACGCCGGTCTATGGCCTCTTCGGAATCATCGGTGAAACGGCGGGCATCTTCTGGCTCCTGATCAAGGGCCGCAAGCTGCCTGCCTGA
- a CDS encoding AMP-binding protein translates to MTIQPDLAGVSFAAGLARFGDRTAVHFNGQSMSYRDLAARVDEIVHSLGGVRRLVALEADNTLPSLLVYLAALAAGHPLLILPPGGQAAEALVAAYDPDVVARVTDGVPVLDVRREGTRHELHPGLALLVNTSGSTGSPKLVRLSAEGVQANAAAIARYLHLRPEDKAATTLPLSYCYGMSVVNSHLLAGASLALTDTSIVDPCFWELVRAEGVTSFAAVPYTFELLERVGFAEMELPSLRYITQAGGRLDPDRVRGYAELGRRRGWDFFVMYGQTEATARMAYLPPDLAALHPQAVGVPVPGGSFRLEPVPGLDDCELVYSGRNVMLGYAERPEDLALGRTVQELRTGDLARCTPEGLYEIVGRRSRFVKIVGLRLDLGQVERLLTGLGVSAAAAGTDERIVAAVEGGHDLPLLAKTLAHDLGVPRRTIQLQPVEAIPRLDNGKPDYPAVLALAADHHDLDGAGLEPGADAAGPVDDARRIFAEVLEREDVADTDTFVSLGGDSLSYVAASVRLERALGGLPNGWHLMPVCELQPRSEAGGLLSGDTARGRNAGRVRKWRQRLLAPMETGIVLRAVAIVFIISTHIGWFSWEGTAHVLMAVAGFNFARFQLGGTRRGRLRRQLKTIARIVVPSVVVIGLAFAVTDTYSWANVFLLNAVLGPEGWSDFSRFWFVEVLVHILLGVAALLAIPAADKAQRRWPWAFPLAIVGADLLVRFHIIDLPFPGQGPVLWLFALGWAAAASRTLWHRAAVTAIALLAIPGLFDDEYRNATILAGVIVLVWISKLPVPRGLHRFTALLASSSLYAYVTHWLVYPLFDQAGKGLAVAISLAVGIGYWAVATRAMSAIERRLGAWRRNARGRRREVPPSSSGPLALQT, encoded by the coding sequence ATGACCATACAGCCAGACTTGGCGGGTGTCTCCTTCGCCGCGGGCCTGGCCAGGTTTGGAGACCGGACCGCTGTTCACTTCAACGGCCAGTCGATGAGCTACCGTGACCTCGCCGCCCGGGTGGACGAGATTGTCCACTCCCTGGGAGGCGTGCGTCGGCTTGTTGCCCTCGAGGCGGACAACACCCTGCCTTCACTTCTGGTCTACCTTGCCGCGCTGGCCGCCGGGCACCCGTTGCTCATCCTGCCCCCGGGAGGCCAGGCAGCCGAAGCGCTTGTCGCTGCCTACGATCCGGACGTTGTCGCTCGCGTGACGGATGGCGTTCCCGTGTTGGACGTGCGCCGCGAAGGAACGCGCCATGAGTTGCATCCGGGACTGGCATTGCTGGTGAATACTTCGGGATCCACCGGCTCGCCGAAGCTGGTGCGCCTCTCCGCGGAGGGTGTCCAGGCCAACGCGGCTGCGATTGCCCGGTACCTTCATCTGCGTCCAGAGGACAAGGCGGCCACGACGCTTCCCCTGTCCTACTGCTACGGGATGTCCGTGGTGAACAGTCACCTGCTGGCAGGCGCGTCACTGGCGCTGACTGATACGTCCATAGTGGATCCGTGTTTTTGGGAGCTTGTCCGGGCCGAGGGCGTGACGTCGTTCGCGGCGGTTCCTTACACGTTTGAGCTGCTGGAGCGGGTGGGATTCGCGGAGATGGAGTTGCCGAGCCTGCGCTACATCACGCAGGCGGGCGGCCGCCTCGATCCGGACCGGGTGCGCGGCTATGCAGAATTGGGACGGCGCCGCGGCTGGGATTTTTTCGTCATGTACGGGCAGACCGAAGCCACGGCCCGGATGGCGTACCTGCCTCCGGACCTGGCAGCGTTGCACCCGCAGGCCGTCGGAGTGCCGGTCCCGGGCGGCAGCTTCCGCCTGGAGCCCGTCCCTGGCCTGGATGACTGCGAGCTTGTCTACTCCGGGCGCAACGTGATGCTTGGCTACGCCGAACGGCCCGAGGACCTCGCGCTGGGGCGCACGGTCCAGGAGCTTCGTACAGGTGACCTGGCACGGTGCACTCCGGAGGGACTGTACGAGATCGTGGGACGGCGCAGCCGGTTCGTGAAGATCGTCGGGCTCCGGCTGGACCTTGGCCAGGTGGAGCGGCTCCTTACGGGGCTTGGTGTTTCAGCGGCTGCGGCCGGCACAGACGAGCGGATTGTGGCAGCTGTTGAAGGCGGCCACGACCTGCCCCTGCTCGCCAAGACGCTCGCGCACGATCTCGGCGTTCCCCGGCGAACCATCCAGCTTCAGCCGGTGGAGGCCATCCCGCGCCTGGACAACGGAAAGCCGGACTATCCCGCCGTTCTGGCGCTGGCGGCCGATCATCACGACCTTGACGGCGCGGGCCTGGAACCCGGAGCGGATGCGGCCGGACCGGTGGATGATGCGCGGCGCATATTCGCCGAAGTGCTCGAACGCGAGGACGTCGCCGACACTGACACCTTCGTCTCCCTGGGCGGCGATTCGCTCTCGTATGTGGCCGCCTCCGTCCGGCTTGAGCGGGCCCTCGGAGGTCTTCCCAACGGCTGGCACCTAATGCCGGTCTGCGAGCTCCAGCCCCGTTCCGAAGCCGGTGGCCTGTTGTCGGGAGACACTGCCAGGGGCCGGAACGCCGGAAGGGTGCGGAAGTGGCGCCAGCGCCTGCTGGCACCGATGGAGACAGGGATTGTGCTGCGTGCCGTGGCCATCGTTTTCATCATCTCCACCCACATCGGGTGGTTTTCCTGGGAGGGTACGGCCCACGTGCTCATGGCCGTGGCCGGCTTCAACTTCGCCCGATTCCAACTGGGCGGGACCCGCCGGGGGCGGTTGCGCAGACAACTGAAGACCATTGCCCGGATAGTCGTGCCGAGTGTTGTTGTCATCGGCTTGGCGTTCGCGGTGACCGACACGTACAGCTGGGCCAATGTCTTCCTGCTCAACGCCGTTCTCGGTCCGGAGGGATGGAGCGACTTCTCACGCTTCTGGTTCGTGGAAGTGCTGGTTCATATTCTGCTCGGCGTCGCTGCCCTGCTGGCGATACCGGCCGCCGACAAAGCCCAGCGCAGGTGGCCGTGGGCCTTCCCTCTTGCCATCGTCGGCGCGGACCTGCTGGTGCGCTTCCACATCATTGACCTTCCGTTTCCGGGCCAGGGCCCCGTGCTGTGGCTGTTCGCCCTGGGATGGGCGGCTGCGGCGTCCCGGACCCTGTGGCACAGGGCCGCCGTGACAGCTATTGCCCTGCTGGCCATTCCGGGATTGTTCGACGACGAATACCGCAACGCGACCATCCTGGCCGGGGTCATCGTCCTCGTCTGGATCTCGAAACTGCCCGTGCCCCGCGGCCTGCACCGGTTCACGGCCCTGCTGGCCAGTTCTTCCCTGTACGCGTATGTCACGCACTGGCTCGTCTACCCGCTGTTCGACCAGGCGGGCAAGGGCCTTGCCGTCGCAATATCCCTGGCCGTCGGCATCGGTTACTGGGCAGTGGCTACCCGCGCCATGAGCGCAATCGAGCGCCGGCTGGGGGCTTGGCGCCGAAACGCCAGAGGACGACGGCGGGAGGTCCCGCCGTCGTCCTCCGGGCCCTTAGCGCTGCAGACCTAG
- a CDS encoding TetR/AcrR family transcriptional regulator C-terminal domain-containing protein, which translates to MTARNAAGGESRVRLSRDRVLLTAIQLADDGGIERLTMRRLGEELGVEAMSLYNHVSNKEDLLHGMIDAVFGEIELPLHSDDWKTALRKRSVSVREVLARHPWANGLMDSGTNPGPATLRHHDRVLGTLRSGGFSLAMTAHAFSALDSYIYGFARQEKALPFDTSEQAAAIAQVMLAGLPASEYPYLFELTAKHVLQPGYSYSSEFTFGLDLLLDALETARDSDANSAQAASGG; encoded by the coding sequence ATGACAGCGAGGAACGCAGCCGGCGGCGAAAGCCGCGTCCGCTTGAGCCGGGACCGCGTGCTCCTAACGGCCATCCAGTTGGCGGATGATGGGGGGATTGAGCGGCTGACCATGCGCCGGCTCGGCGAGGAACTGGGCGTCGAGGCAATGTCGCTTTATAACCATGTGTCCAACAAAGAGGACCTGCTTCACGGCATGATTGACGCAGTATTCGGCGAGATCGAGCTGCCATTGCACAGTGACGACTGGAAAACAGCCCTGCGGAAACGGTCAGTCTCAGTCCGGGAGGTGCTGGCCCGGCATCCCTGGGCGAACGGGCTGATGGATTCCGGCACCAATCCCGGGCCTGCGACGCTGAGGCACCACGACCGGGTGCTGGGAACGCTGCGGAGCGGCGGATTCTCCCTTGCCATGACCGCCCATGCATTCTCTGCACTGGACAGTTACATCTACGGGTTTGCCAGGCAGGAAAAGGCCCTTCCCTTCGATACCTCCGAGCAGGCTGCTGCGATCGCACAGGTCATGCTGGCCGGCCTGCCTGCCAGTGAATACCCCTACCTCTTCGAGCTCACAGCCAAGCATGTCCTGCAGCCCGGCTACAGCTACTCCAGTGAATTCACCTTCGGGCTCGATCTTCTCCTGGATGCCCTGGAAACCGCACGCGACTCGGATGCCAACAGCGCCCAGGCGGCATCAGGCGGCTAG
- a CDS encoding putative Ig domain-containing protein yields the protein MKEASMMRRWARVLGLAAAVALVAPAGGIALPGSATPAVADTGQDVTITESVDASGFAHPGIGVTAASLRNARDMVKAGTEPWKSYYDAMAKTPFAAKDFRSSNASSVPDLPGTTAFNSQGVESKLIRDAFGAYTQAVLYVITGDPVYRENGMRLIRTWSNMDPAKYAYYPDAHIHSGVPLYRLLAAAELFRATSVPDGYTAYDLHWNDQDTTKLSTNLIVPMTETFLHTNWRYLNQHTYPLIGAIAGYIFTSNRDRYNEAVEWYTVNATTSRPEQNGSIAAQFPLISKDDPLNTYGYDFVQHQEMGRDQAHAWDGIDTTGALARFLTVQGTKVDPKAGTVSSASDAVSPYNFLGDRLLKAADAFTGYMLGYETPWIDTTGGPGSISEAYRGRMYDPVNELYNVYKYDLGVDVEKEAPHVAELHSKGDGPEFYWGTGLYNFWNSNPDYSPEFWLSLPPQLAGQTLPAATDAKVQIETRSSAMDTHSKVMTEDDRTFVRVDASKKGNTIAVRTLMYPSRTGYSPVGVQYRTNGPATLAIGKDPANRLEVPLPDTGNEWRYVTYDVDAEKLAGKDLGGENLAYFTVLGTANVRADFDYVNLEAKSQLTPPQFPADVTTPIIAVAGADLTRSLAATDAPGEVLKYAGVGLPAGASLDSATAQLTWKPTAAEVATVTFLVVADDGTTVATRPVTVVVAANRQAALDAALKGFDPNAVYESPSFAAFDAVRKEVTSAMQTADDAGYLAELVRLQAAVAGLKLLTPRVADDGSIDYRGLVTPNPTSIQPRNLMDGDFNTTTGDLRAPFTLDFSQGYQVSADSFGLQARYNFANRSQGANVYGSRDGRTWTLLTERETTNTTAIGFAMETIPVRAEVKGQTFRYLKVQVDHPGVATDPAYPGISSFSEFRIHGQRFEVANAISALTISTSNANKGLATNGDTVTLDAVATEPLASLNVVVEGAAAAATSADGIHWKASAVLPVDVEYGRDVQFSLDYRTASGKSGATLTATTDGSRLALWNTAIQRTPVAQGWVNASTWAWPGTGTTQANGWRMFDQNTATATDTTTNNGWVTVNPTDGTRIVADMVRVYPRSDQIARGNGTVIQGSNDGGATWQTFMTITGMSAANWYTFSLPQRADFGQVRVLDEHSGHVNIAEVEFLHRVS from the coding sequence ATGAAAGAAGCTTCAATGATGAGGCGATGGGCCCGCGTGCTGGGGCTTGCCGCAGCCGTTGCCCTCGTGGCCCCGGCAGGGGGCATCGCCCTGCCGGGGAGCGCCACCCCGGCCGTGGCCGATACCGGCCAGGACGTGACCATCACCGAGAGCGTGGATGCGAGCGGCTTTGCCCATCCGGGCATCGGGGTGACCGCGGCGAGCCTTCGCAACGCCAGGGACATGGTCAAAGCCGGCACCGAACCGTGGAAGAGCTACTACGACGCCATGGCAAAGACGCCCTTCGCCGCGAAGGACTTCCGCTCCTCCAATGCCAGCAGTGTCCCCGATCTGCCGGGAACCACAGCGTTCAACTCCCAGGGTGTCGAGAGCAAGCTCATCCGGGACGCCTTCGGCGCCTACACGCAGGCAGTTCTCTACGTCATCACGGGCGACCCCGTGTACCGGGAAAACGGCATGCGGCTGATCAGGACCTGGAGCAACATGGACCCGGCCAAGTACGCGTATTACCCGGATGCGCACATCCACTCGGGCGTGCCGCTCTACCGGCTACTCGCCGCGGCCGAGCTTTTCCGGGCCACAAGCGTCCCCGACGGCTATACCGCCTATGACCTGCACTGGAACGACCAGGACACCACTAAGCTGAGCACCAACCTCATCGTCCCTATGACCGAAACGTTCCTGCACACCAACTGGCGCTACCTGAACCAGCACACCTATCCGCTGATCGGCGCGATCGCAGGGTACATCTTCACGAGCAACCGTGACCGGTACAACGAGGCAGTGGAGTGGTACACCGTCAACGCCACGACATCCCGTCCCGAACAAAACGGCTCTATCGCTGCTCAATTCCCGCTGATCTCCAAGGACGATCCCCTCAACACCTATGGCTACGATTTCGTCCAGCACCAGGAGATGGGCCGCGACCAGGCCCACGCCTGGGACGGGATTGACACCACCGGCGCCCTGGCCCGCTTCCTGACGGTGCAGGGGACGAAGGTGGATCCGAAGGCGGGCACCGTCTCCTCGGCTTCGGATGCAGTCTCCCCCTACAATTTCCTCGGTGACCGCCTCCTCAAGGCTGCGGACGCATTCACGGGCTACATGCTGGGCTACGAGACTCCCTGGATCGACACCACAGGCGGGCCCGGATCAATTTCCGAGGCCTACCGCGGCCGCATGTACGATCCCGTCAACGAGCTGTACAACGTCTACAAATACGACCTCGGGGTGGACGTGGAGAAGGAGGCGCCCCATGTGGCCGAACTGCACTCCAAAGGCGACGGCCCCGAGTTCTACTGGGGCACAGGGCTGTACAACTTCTGGAACAGCAACCCGGACTACAGCCCTGAGTTCTGGCTGTCTCTCCCACCACAGCTCGCGGGCCAGACCCTGCCCGCGGCTACTGACGCGAAGGTCCAGATCGAGACCCGCAGCTCTGCAATGGACACGCACTCGAAAGTCATGACGGAGGACGACCGGACCTTCGTGCGCGTCGACGCGTCCAAGAAGGGCAACACCATCGCTGTGCGCACGCTCATGTATCCCAGCCGTACCGGCTACAGTCCGGTCGGAGTACAGTACCGGACGAACGGGCCGGCAACGCTCGCGATCGGGAAGGACCCGGCAAATCGGCTGGAGGTCCCGCTGCCCGACACGGGCAACGAGTGGCGCTATGTCACCTACGACGTTGACGCGGAGAAACTGGCAGGCAAGGACCTGGGCGGTGAAAACCTTGCATATTTCACCGTCCTTGGGACTGCCAACGTCCGGGCGGACTTCGACTACGTCAACCTTGAGGCCAAGAGCCAGTTGACGCCACCGCAGTTCCCTGCCGATGTGACCACCCCGATCATCGCTGTCGCCGGGGCGGACCTGACACGCTCACTCGCAGCCACCGACGCTCCCGGTGAGGTGCTCAAGTATGCGGGCGTAGGCCTGCCGGCCGGTGCCAGCCTCGACTCCGCGACCGCCCAGCTTACGTGGAAGCCGACCGCAGCAGAGGTGGCTACGGTCACCTTCCTGGTCGTGGCCGACGACGGCACCACCGTCGCGACCCGTCCCGTCACCGTAGTGGTGGCCGCCAACAGGCAGGCAGCCTTGGACGCCGCACTGAAAGGCTTCGATCCGAACGCGGTGTACGAGTCGCCGTCGTTCGCGGCTTTCGACGCTGTCCGGAAGGAAGTCACGTCAGCCATGCAGACGGCCGACGACGCCGGCTACCTCGCGGAGCTTGTGCGCCTCCAGGCTGCGGTTGCAGGGCTCAAGCTCCTGACACCGCGGGTGGCCGACGACGGATCGATCGACTACCGCGGCCTGGTCACGCCGAACCCGACCAGTATCCAGCCGCGGAACCTCATGGACGGAGACTTCAACACGACGACCGGAGACTTGCGGGCACCGTTCACGCTGGACTTCAGCCAGGGCTACCAGGTCTCCGCTGATTCGTTCGGCCTTCAGGCCCGGTACAACTTCGCGAACCGCTCCCAGGGCGCCAACGTCTATGGCTCCCGTGACGGACGGACCTGGACCCTGCTCACTGAACGGGAAACCACCAACACGACGGCCATCGGCTTCGCGATGGAGACCATCCCCGTGCGCGCCGAGGTGAAAGGCCAGACGTTCCGCTACCTGAAGGTCCAAGTGGACCACCCGGGTGTGGCGACAGACCCGGCCTACCCCGGCATCTCGTCTTTCAGCGAATTCCGGATCCATGGCCAGAGGTTCGAAGTGGCCAATGCGATTTCCGCGCTGACCATCTCAACCTCCAACGCGAACAAGGGTCTGGCCACCAACGGGGACACTGTCACTCTCGACGCCGTCGCCACTGAGCCGCTGGCATCGCTGAACGTCGTCGTCGAGGGCGCGGCCGCTGCTGCCACGTCCGCCGACGGGATCCACTGGAAGGCCAGTGCCGTGCTGCCCGTCGACGTCGAGTACGGCCGGGACGTGCAGTTCAGCCTGGACTACCGCACCGCCTCAGGGAAGTCCGGGGCGACTCTCACCGCCACAACGGACGGTAGCCGGCTTGCCCTCTGGAACACCGCGATCCAGCGCACGCCTGTCGCACAGGGCTGGGTGAACGCCTCCACCTGGGCATGGCCTGGAACAGGCACCACGCAGGCGAACGGCTGGCGTATGTTTGACCAAAACACTGCGACTGCCACTGACACCACAACGAACAACGGCTGGGTCACGGTCAATCCCACCGATGGCACCCGGATCGTCGCCGACATGGTGCGTGTCTACCCGCGCTCGGACCAGATCGCGCGCGGCAACGGGACCGTTATCCAGGGCTCCAACGACGGCGGAGCAACGTGGCAGACGTTCATGACCATCACGGGCATGTCGGCCGCCAACTGGTACACGTTCTCGCTCCCGCAGCGGGCCGACTTTGGTCAGGTCCGGGTGCTCGACGAGCACAGCGGCCACGTGAACATTGCAGAAGTTGAGTTCCTGCACCGGGTCTCCTAG
- a CDS encoding winged helix-turn-helix domain-containing protein produces MTADFELHTPLPVHPRGKKGGGTPVRTQIVDYLARNGASKVADISSGVGSSRDCVRYHLAALEGASVVRSDISPGTRGGFTPFYALAPEKLRGLNTKDFSSRE; encoded by the coding sequence ATGACCGCTGACTTTGAGCTCCACACACCGCTGCCCGTGCACCCGCGCGGGAAAAAAGGCGGAGGCACACCCGTCAGAACACAAATAGTTGACTACCTGGCACGCAATGGCGCGAGCAAAGTAGCCGACATCAGCAGTGGCGTCGGCTCGTCTCGCGACTGCGTCAGGTACCACTTGGCGGCACTGGAGGGGGCGTCGGTTGTCCGCTCCGACATTTCCCCTGGGACGCGGGGCGGATTCACGCCCTTCTACGCGCTCGCCCCGGAAAAACTCCGTGGCCTGAACACGAAAGATTTCAGCAGCAGGGAGTAA
- a CDS encoding FadR/GntR family transcriptional regulator, with protein MDLLDSWTARQDRVVRVGAAEQVFASLRGAIEGGLIPVGTRLDSEATLARQYGVSRTMVREALRSCTALGLTATYTGKGTFVIADKVAQDLKLGKYSASVLMEARPHVEVPAAGLAAERRSSEDLEALREILREMSQEDNIQQWVALNTEFHMTIARSSGNGVFESFLSDICEAMANQSNTLNLVADRRKESGDEHARIFEAIERGSAEDAAQAMTMHLHGVECALGTIVPGGETSKAGTTANA; from the coding sequence ATGGACCTGTTGGACAGCTGGACAGCTAGACAAGACCGAGTGGTGCGGGTGGGTGCGGCGGAACAGGTTTTCGCTTCACTGCGCGGCGCAATAGAAGGCGGATTAATCCCTGTAGGGACCCGTCTCGACTCAGAGGCTACGCTTGCCCGGCAGTACGGAGTCAGCAGGACCATGGTCCGGGAGGCGCTGCGCTCATGTACCGCCTTGGGATTGACCGCCACCTATACAGGCAAGGGCACCTTCGTCATAGCAGACAAGGTGGCCCAGGACCTCAAGCTCGGAAAGTATTCCGCCAGCGTCCTCATGGAGGCGCGGCCCCATGTGGAAGTTCCCGCAGCAGGACTCGCAGCAGAGCGCCGGAGCAGCGAAGACCTCGAAGCCCTGCGGGAAATCCTGCGCGAAATGTCCCAGGAGGACAACATCCAGCAATGGGTGGCGCTGAACACCGAGTTCCACATGACCATCGCCCGGTCCAGTGGCAATGGCGTCTTTGAATCTTTCCTGTCGGACATCTGCGAGGCCATGGCCAACCAGTCGAATACCCTCAACCTGGTGGCGGACCGGCGGAAGGAATCGGGCGACGAGCACGCCCGGATCTTCGAGGCGATTGAGCGCGGTTCAGCTGAGGACGCAGCCCAGGCCATGACCATGCATTTACACGGTGTGGAGTGCGCCCTGGGCACGATCGTCCCGGGAGGGGAAACCTCCAAAGCCGGCACTACGGCCAACGCCTAG